The proteins below come from a single Acidimicrobiia bacterium genomic window:
- a CDS encoding hemolysin family protein, protein MGPDTVAYLIVLGLCTLSSGFFSGSETALIGISRERVHQLAADSDAGRKLERLIADPERMLSTLLVANNAVNVLSASIATILFISLLGEAWGPWVATLVMTSVLLVFGEITPKTIAARRPERFALRVAPTIWNLSLVLAPVANFFSSITRGLLRAMRITGDASADGVTDDDIRALAALGERGGFIVEAEREIIDALFHLDDRPVREVMTPRLDIVTLTAPLTSSEVRAAVSETGHSRFPVTNGDLDDLIGIVHVKDLLLHPEYDEADDLSSLIRTPNYLPETMSVLTTLSEMRSQRSAMAVVVDEHGGVEGIVTIKDLMSELVGELQDEHDPGAPSLVQLGPRLWIADGKVDIVDLGVALAQDLGDGPYATVGGYIMAIYGRVPDEGDQMTEGNIRFTVLSMDRQRVDRVRVERLS, encoded by the coding sequence ATGGGTCCCGACACCGTCGCCTACCTCATCGTGCTCGGCCTGTGCACCCTCAGCTCGGGCTTCTTCTCCGGATCCGAGACCGCATTGATCGGGATCTCCCGCGAACGCGTCCATCAACTCGCGGCCGACAGCGACGCCGGGCGGAAACTCGAACGGCTGATCGCAGACCCCGAGCGGATGCTGTCGACGCTGCTCGTCGCGAACAACGCCGTGAATGTCCTGTCCGCGTCGATCGCGACGATCCTGTTCATCTCGTTGCTCGGTGAGGCGTGGGGACCGTGGGTGGCAACGCTCGTGATGACCTCGGTGCTTCTCGTTTTCGGGGAGATCACACCGAAGACGATTGCCGCCAGACGGCCGGAGCGATTCGCCCTTCGTGTCGCCCCAACGATCTGGAATCTGTCACTCGTCCTCGCGCCGGTCGCAAACTTCTTCAGCTCGATCACCCGTGGCCTCCTGAGGGCCATGCGGATCACCGGAGACGCAAGCGCAGACGGCGTCACCGACGACGACATCAGGGCACTCGCGGCGCTCGGGGAGCGGGGTGGCTTCATCGTGGAGGCCGAACGCGAGATCATCGATGCCCTGTTCCATCTCGATGACCGCCCGGTACGCGAGGTGATGACACCGCGACTCGACATCGTCACGCTCACCGCGCCGTTGACCTCCTCAGAAGTGCGGGCCGCGGTCTCAGAGACCGGCCATTCCCGCTTCCCCGTCACCAACGGCGACCTCGACGACCTCATCGGAATCGTTCATGTGAAGGACCTCCTCCTGCACCCCGAATACGACGAGGCGGACGATCTCAGCTCGCTGATCCGGACGCCGAACTACCTGCCGGAGACGATGTCGGTCCTCACGACGCTCTCGGAGATGCGTTCGCAGCGCTCCGCGATGGCGGTCGTCGTCGACGAGCACGGAGGAGTCGAAGGCATCGTGACGATCAAGGACCTCATGTCAGAACTCGTCGGTGAACTCCAGGACGAACACGATCCGGGAGCGCCCTCGCTCGTCCAGCTCGGTCCGAGACTCTGGATCGCGGACGGCAAGGTCGACATCGTCGACCTCGGTGTTGCGCTCGCGCAGGATCTCGGGGACGGCCCATACGCGACCGTTGGCGGCTACATCATGGCCATCTACGGCCGGGTCCCCGACGAGGGTGACCAGATGACGGAGGGGAACATCCGGTTCACGGTGCTGTCCATGGACCGCCAGCGTGTCGACCGTGTCAGGGTCGAGAGACTCTCCTGA
- a CDS encoding heavy-metal-associated domain-containing protein → MTTVILSVPDISCDHCKRSIEGAVAPLEGVASAEVSIGDRTVAVVFDADKVTVADIIEAIDTQGYEVADA, encoded by the coding sequence ATGACCACCGTCATCCTGTCAGTACCCGATATCTCGTGTGACCACTGCAAGCGATCGATCGAAGGTGCCGTTGCACCCCTCGAGGGGGTTGCATCGGCCGAGGTCTCGATCGGCGATCGAACGGTGGCCGTTGTCTTCGACGCCGACAAGGTCACCGTCGCCGACATCATCGAAGCCATCGATACGCAGGGCTACGAAGTCGCGGACGCCTGA
- a CDS encoding heavy metal translocating P-type ATPase translates to MTDTVRFDVEGMTCASCAVRIERVLNKQEGVASAVVNFAGQEARATVAADTDVQALRDAVARIGYEISEIGPDDDRRPVTERYSDEAKRQWRNVVGASIVTAPVLFLAMVGPSVAWNPWVQFFLTSVVVFVFGWQFHTATRKQLRSMSPAMDTLISVGTLTAWAYSTVVLVTDGAAAVVAGEAHVFFETAAIIITLILVGRFFEARSKGQASLAIAKLAELGAKQARLVIDGIETMVDPIELAPGNTIVVLPGEKVPADGVVTAGRSGIDESMLTGESRPQDKEPGSSVYAATVNQDGRLEVEVTGVGPNTALAQIMRLVEDAQATKAPVQKLADRVSSVFVPSVIAIAVVTGLAWFVATGEVARSLENAVAVLIIACPCALGLATPTAIMVGSGRGAETGVLFKNAEVFERANGIDTVVFDKTGTLTRGAMTLVDFDTDADPARFLTLVGSLEAGSEHPIGRAVALGAEERDTRLVPVAGFTAIRGKGATGAVDGVSVIAGTPAFLREAGYDTDPWDDRFDSMAGFGDTTFLAGWDGKVHGVLRVADSVRDSSSAAVEALHADGLRTAMLTGDSIRVADTIAASLGIDDVVAELMPEGKVDAITSMQEQGQVVAFVGDGINDSPALTAADLGMAVGSGSDVAIEAGDVVLMSGDPMLAVTGIRLARATFATIRQNLVWAFGYNTAAIPLAAFGFLNPMIAAAAMAFSSVSVVLNSLRLRRFG, encoded by the coding sequence ATGACCGACACGGTTCGCTTTGATGTCGAGGGAATGACCTGCGCGTCGTGCGCGGTGCGGATCGAACGCGTCCTCAACAAGCAGGAAGGCGTCGCCTCGGCCGTCGTGAACTTCGCCGGCCAGGAGGCGAGGGCGACCGTCGCCGCGGACACCGATGTGCAAGCACTCCGGGACGCCGTAGCGCGGATCGGCTATGAGATCTCCGAGATCGGACCCGACGACGACCGGCGCCCCGTCACCGAACGATACAGCGACGAGGCGAAACGCCAGTGGCGCAATGTCGTCGGGGCATCGATTGTCACCGCACCGGTGCTGTTCCTCGCCATGGTCGGGCCGTCGGTCGCATGGAACCCGTGGGTGCAGTTCTTCCTCACGAGCGTGGTCGTGTTCGTCTTCGGCTGGCAGTTCCACACGGCGACCCGGAAACAGCTCCGGTCGATGTCTCCCGCAATGGACACCCTCATCTCGGTTGGGACACTGACTGCGTGGGCGTACTCGACGGTCGTGCTTGTCACCGACGGTGCAGCCGCAGTCGTTGCCGGTGAGGCCCATGTCTTCTTCGAGACGGCCGCCATCATCATCACGCTGATCCTCGTCGGGCGCTTCTTCGAGGCTCGATCGAAGGGGCAGGCATCGCTGGCGATCGCGAAGCTCGCCGAGCTCGGAGCGAAACAGGCGCGTCTCGTCATCGACGGGATCGAGACGATGGTCGATCCGATCGAGCTTGCCCCAGGAAACACAATCGTTGTCCTTCCGGGCGAGAAGGTACCCGCCGACGGTGTGGTGACCGCAGGACGGTCTGGGATCGATGAGTCGATGCTCACCGGTGAGAGTCGACCGCAGGACAAGGAGCCCGGCTCATCGGTGTACGCGGCCACGGTCAACCAGGACGGCCGGCTCGAGGTCGAGGTCACCGGTGTTGGCCCGAACACGGCGCTTGCCCAGATCATGCGGCTCGTCGAGGACGCGCAGGCCACAAAGGCACCAGTTCAGAAGCTCGCCGATCGGGTCTCTTCGGTGTTCGTTCCGTCGGTGATCGCGATTGCGGTCGTGACCGGTTTGGCCTGGTTCGTCGCGACGGGGGAGGTCGCGCGGTCACTGGAGAACGCTGTGGCGGTTCTCATCATCGCGTGCCCATGCGCGCTCGGTCTTGCAACGCCAACAGCCATCATGGTCGGTTCGGGTCGGGGTGCTGAGACCGGCGTGCTGTTCAAGAACGCAGAAGTGTTCGAGCGTGCAAACGGCATCGACACCGTGGTGTTCGACAAGACCGGCACCCTGACGCGGGGGGCCATGACCTTGGTCGACTTCGACACCGACGCCGATCCGGCGCGGTTCCTCACCCTCGTTGGTTCCCTCGAGGCCGGTTCGGAGCACCCGATCGGGCGAGCGGTGGCGCTCGGAGCCGAGGAGCGGGACACCCGCCTTGTCCCTGTCGCCGGGTTCACGGCGATACGGGGGAAGGGCGCTACCGGTGCGGTCGACGGGGTCAGTGTCATCGCTGGCACCCCGGCCTTCCTCCGTGAAGCTGGCTACGACACCGACCCGTGGGACGACCGGTTCGACTCGATGGCCGGATTCGGGGACACGACCTTCCTCGCCGGCTGGGACGGCAAGGTCCACGGTGTTCTGAGGGTTGCCGATTCGGTGCGGGACTCCTCGTCGGCGGCCGTTGAGGCACTCCACGCCGACGGCCTGCGAACGGCGATGCTGACCGGGGACTCGATACGCGTCGCCGACACGATCGCCGCTTCCCTCGGGATCGACGATGTGGTCGCCGAACTGATGCCGGAAGGCAAGGTCGACGCGATCACATCGATGCAGGAGCAGGGTCAGGTGGTGGCCTTCGTCGGTGACGGCATCAACGACTCCCCGGCTCTGACCGCCGCGGACCTCGGCATGGCGGTCGGTTCGGGATCCGATGTCGCCATCGAGGCCGGCGATGTGGTGCTGATGTCGGGTGATCCCATGCTGGCGGTGACCGGCATCAGGCTTGCGCGTGCGACCTTCGCAACCATCCGTCAGAACCTGGTATGGGCATTCGGCTACAACACCGCTGCGATACCCCTCGCAGCGTTCGGCTTTCTCAACCCCATGATCGCAGCCGCCGCGATGGCGTTCTCATCCGTGTCGGTTGTTCTGAACTCGCTCAGGCTCCGCCGATTCGGCTGA
- a CDS encoding NfeD family protein — MRVFRLLPIGLLVVAAAVSGSSALGQSGEDPIVVVDVTDPIDQTIVDYVVASLKTHPVHAFILKVDSPGASSGDLAPMFDAVMGAEAPVVAWIGPSPAVAYGGAAYLVNHADVRSAAPGTKVGFLSPAVLRSGAESPSMRPGDDPGLVVATVDVLAHATATVDVDDPVVAGFVDRVDPALGQLIVGLDGETIVRDDRVFVLDTAATSVVDGREVTVAARPVRFMKPGWLDRFVRLGARPDTAFLFFVFAMAFAAFEFYAAGSGLMAAVSGLSMIVAGYGLATLPVFWPGVAMVIVGFGLLVWAFNQHRLGWRVVVGGIMVPVGGLLFASTRPGYPPAVWLVAVSSLAAGVFTWYALTTVVRGRFATPTVGREELVGRRCVVVDTLDPTGIVLVDGTRWRATADRGIRIEAGAPAEIVGLSGLVLDIDPIGPMGG; from the coding sequence GTGCGCGTGTTCCGGCTGCTTCCCATCGGTCTGCTGGTTGTTGCCGCTGCGGTTTCCGGGTCATCGGCTCTGGGGCAGTCCGGCGAGGATCCGATCGTGGTGGTCGATGTCACGGATCCGATCGACCAGACGATCGTCGACTATGTCGTGGCTTCTCTCAAGACGCACCCGGTGCATGCGTTCATCCTCAAGGTCGACAGCCCCGGGGCATCGTCGGGAGATCTCGCCCCGATGTTCGATGCCGTCATGGGGGCCGAGGCGCCCGTCGTTGCGTGGATCGGACCGAGTCCCGCCGTCGCATACGGAGGCGCGGCCTATCTCGTGAACCATGCCGATGTGCGTTCGGCGGCACCGGGCACCAAGGTGGGTTTTCTCAGCCCTGCCGTGCTCAGATCGGGTGCGGAGTCGCCATCGATGCGGCCTGGCGACGACCCCGGCCTGGTCGTAGCAACCGTTGATGTTCTCGCGCACGCGACGGCAACGGTCGATGTCGACGACCCGGTCGTTGCGGGGTTCGTTGATCGTGTGGATCCCGCCCTCGGTCAGTTGATCGTCGGCCTCGACGGTGAGACGATCGTCAGGGACGACCGGGTCTTCGTGCTCGACACGGCCGCAACCTCGGTCGTTGACGGTCGGGAGGTGACGGTTGCGGCACGCCCCGTCCGCTTCATGAAGCCGGGTTGGCTTGATCGCTTCGTCAGGCTCGGCGCCCGACCCGACACGGCCTTCCTCTTCTTCGTGTTTGCCATGGCGTTCGCTGCCTTCGAGTTCTATGCCGCAGGGTCGGGCCTGATGGCAGCCGTGTCCGGACTGTCGATGATCGTCGCCGGCTACGGGCTTGCGACGCTGCCCGTCTTCTGGCCGGGCGTCGCGATGGTGATCGTGGGCTTCGGTCTGCTCGTGTGGGCGTTCAACCAGCACCGGCTCGGTTGGAGGGTCGTGGTTGGAGGGATCATGGTTCCCGTCGGTGGGCTCCTCTTCGCCTCGACGCGCCCCGGCTACCCGCCAGCGGTCTGGCTCGTGGCCGTCTCGTCGCTTGCTGCGGGTGTGTTCACCTGGTACGCGCTGACCACGGTCGTACGGGGACGATTCGCAACACCGACCGTGGGCCGGGAGGAGCTCGTCGGGCGGCGCTGCGTCGTTGTCGACACCCTCGACCCGACGGGGATCGTGCTCGTCGACGGGACCCGGTGGCGGGCGACCGCCGATCGTGGTATCCGCATCGAGGCCGGTGCTCCCGCTGAGATCGTCGGCCTCAGTGGCTTGGTCCTCGATATCGATCCGATCGGTCCGATGGGCGGATGA
- a CDS encoding metal-sensitive transcriptional regulator, with the protein MKDEHRTSALNRLKTVRGHLDGVIRMVDEERYCPDIMKQVSALQGSLEGVNRVLLQNHVETCVLEHVEAGRSAQVVDELLETLRYAPHLLPETPQKGTP; encoded by the coding sequence ATGAAGGACGAGCACCGAACCTCGGCACTCAACCGGCTCAAGACCGTCCGCGGGCATCTCGACGGCGTCATTCGCATGGTTGACGAGGAGCGCTACTGCCCCGACATCATGAAGCAGGTGTCGGCCCTCCAGGGCTCTCTCGAAGGCGTCAACCGCGTCCTGCTCCAGAACCATGTCGAGACCTGCGTGCTCGAACATGTCGAGGCGGGTCGATCAGCACAGGTCGTCGACGAGCTGCTCGAAACCCTCCGCTATGCACCACACCTCCTGCCGGAAACACCACAGAAAGGAACACCATGA
- a CDS encoding antitoxin gives MGFFDKAKGLIGKGKDAIGDHEDQIQDGIDKAADFVDDKTGGKYADHIDTGADKAKDFVEGLGDDE, from the coding sequence ATGGGATTCTTCGACAAGGCAAAGGGCCTGATCGGCAAGGGCAAGGACGCGATCGGTGATCACGAGGACCAGATCCAGGACGGCATCGACAAGGCGGCGGACTTTGTCGACGACAAGACCGGTGGAAAGTACGCCGACCACATCGATACCGGCGCCGACAAGGCAAAGGACTTCGTCGAGGGCCTCGGGGACGACGAGTAG
- a CDS encoding immune inhibitor A: MRSDNLSHPLADAQNEAKERAQAAVLHGKATMNSDGVVRVAHGQFVELARQGEDRIWTTLGEFTDLAHNNIPEPDRTVDNSTYWVGDFSRAHYEDMLFDDSPGANSMRNFYIEQSSNRYTVDGIVEDWVEVDGPQAAYSDALGSNATWPFIEQSVDNWYAGQIADGMTPSDINDYLSQFDVWDRYDHDGDGNFDEPDGYIDHYQAIHSGGGAEAGVADAIWSHRWYVQLTPIGSGGPTLADGTVVPYGGTQVGDSNYWIGDYTTEPENGAVGVFAHEFAHDLGLPDLYDTGGGENTTGFWTLMSSGSWTTQSPDYIGTHPIHMGAWEKFQLGWLNYEVAFAGDKSSHKMGPAETNTKQAQGLFVVLPPKQVDTNIGTAPEGANFFYSGAGNDLDNTMTRTVTVPAGTPMLTAMVNYEIETDWDYAYLMVNGVPIATNRSTATNPNGQNFGHGITGFSGGWVSLTADLSTYAGQTVEIGFRYWTDVAAIETGFMVDDIWIDGTQIGTAEGDEVDWTLDGFRVTSGQETSFHNNYYLAEFRTYMGYDRGLKTGPYNFVGGDWLEHFPYQDGLLISYWDTSQPDNNAASDHPGEGLILPLDAHPDSLYMSNGTPFRNRVQTHDATFSLQRTDAFSLTTFGTSVVYGDLPAVKVFDDMNEYWDEGNPNGFVRHPHTGTKIIIRSVSARGNLMQVQVR, translated from the coding sequence GTGCGGTCGGACAACTTGTCTCACCCTCTCGCCGACGCTCAGAACGAAGCGAAGGAGAGGGCGCAGGCCGCTGTGCTACACGGCAAGGCAACGATGAACAGCGACGGCGTTGTCCGGGTTGCACACGGCCAGTTCGTTGAACTCGCGCGACAGGGAGAAGACCGCATTTGGACCACTCTTGGTGAGTTCACCGACTTGGCGCACAACAACATCCCGGAGCCCGATCGCACTGTCGACAACTCGACCTACTGGGTTGGCGACTTCAGCCGAGCGCACTATGAGGACATGCTCTTTGACGACTCGCCGGGAGCGAACTCGATGCGGAACTTCTACATCGAGCAATCATCCAACCGCTACACCGTTGACGGCATTGTCGAAGACTGGGTTGAGGTCGATGGTCCCCAGGCTGCGTACTCCGACGCCCTTGGTTCGAACGCCACTTGGCCTTTCATCGAGCAGTCGGTGGACAACTGGTATGCAGGACAGATCGCAGACGGCATGACGCCTTCAGACATCAACGACTACCTGAGCCAGTTCGATGTCTGGGATCGGTATGACCACGACGGTGACGGGAACTTCGACGAACCGGATGGCTATATCGACCACTACCAAGCAATTCACTCCGGTGGAGGAGCCGAAGCGGGCGTGGCAGACGCTATCTGGAGCCATCGCTGGTATGTCCAACTGACACCCATTGGTTCCGGCGGTCCCACACTGGCAGACGGCACAGTGGTCCCCTACGGTGGAACCCAAGTCGGAGACTCCAATTACTGGATCGGCGACTACACCACCGAGCCCGAGAACGGGGCCGTTGGTGTCTTCGCCCACGAATTCGCCCACGACCTCGGTCTTCCGGACCTGTATGACACAGGAGGCGGTGAGAACACCACTGGATTCTGGACACTGATGTCGTCAGGTTCGTGGACCACCCAGAGTCCCGACTACATCGGTACGCATCCGATCCACATGGGCGCGTGGGAGAAGTTCCAACTGGGATGGCTCAACTACGAGGTCGCGTTCGCCGGTGACAAGTCGAGCCACAAGATGGGTCCAGCCGAGACCAACACCAAACAGGCACAGGGCCTGTTCGTTGTGCTTCCGCCGAAACAGGTTGACACGAACATCGGTACCGCACCCGAAGGAGCAAACTTCTTCTACAGCGGTGCCGGGAACGATCTTGACAACACGATGACGCGCACCGTGACGGTGCCTGCTGGTACACCGATGCTGACAGCGATGGTGAACTACGAGATCGAGACCGACTGGGACTACGCCTATCTCATGGTGAACGGTGTTCCGATCGCTACCAATCGGTCAACGGCAACGAATCCGAACGGTCAGAACTTCGGCCATGGGATCACCGGCTTCAGCGGTGGTTGGGTGTCCCTGACAGCTGACCTGTCGACCTACGCCGGCCAGACCGTGGAAATCGGGTTCCGCTATTGGACCGATGTTGCCGCGATCGAGACCGGATTCATGGTGGATGACATCTGGATCGACGGAACGCAGATCGGCACCGCGGAAGGTGACGAGGTCGACTGGACGCTCGACGGATTCCGGGTGACGAGCGGACAAGAGACCAGCTTCCACAACAACTACTACCTGGCGGAGTTCCGAACCTACATGGGTTACGACCGGGGTCTCAAGACCGGTCCATACAACTTCGTCGGTGGTGATTGGCTGGAGCACTTTCCGTACCAGGACGGCTTGTTGATCAGCTACTGGGACACCTCCCAGCCCGACAACAACGCTGCGTCGGATCACCCTGGCGAAGGTCTGATCCTTCCGCTGGATGCACATCCCGACAGCTTGTACATGAGCAATGGAACACCGTTCCGTAACCGTGTTCAGACCCACGATGCGACTTTCAGTCTGCAGCGAACCGACGCGTTCTCACTGACCACCTTTGGGACCAGTGTTGTCTATGGCGATCTGCCAGCAGTGAAAGTGTTCGATGACATGAATGAGTACTGGGATGAGGGCAATCCGAACGGATTCGTTCGCCACCCCCACACCGGTACGAAGATCATCATTCGGAGCGTCAGCGCTCGTGGCAACCTCATGCAGGTTCAAGTTCGCTAG